The window ttctttgtctacactcattcagcatcattcacaccctctttaGCGTAAGCCCCAACCCATCTCTTTaaagattcacatgtgaggccatgtgctaaacagagtgagtagtgtagtaaacaacaaAAGTAAACAACAAAACTACAATAAGGAAAGATTCcagataaaaatatattttattgtgcttggcctatatcctaatctgactgcagtgcaggtcatgttcttcacattaccgtctctggtaaacacacactcaaataaaataaaattaaatacagaataaagaaggtgtaaatggtacagtgaaatggttacttgcatatttgCATAGTAGCGATATCAAAAACGGAAAGTGTCCAGATAATTGttagatgacgcttacccagacacatttgtctaaattgatgggtcatgtgaaagaaatgttaTAATCATCCCCCAGccagctaagtggatgggtcactattgtctagacatgtacacatgttcatgaaatacaatagatggctgtaatcacccccagacacacctggctgaCTTGATGGGTCTTGTAATCATTTGGTGAAGTGGAGTCTTTTTGtttagctaaacaatgaactggCATTATCTCAACTcatattaaaacttcttatggctgcaatcccattaacgggattgatatgacaacagccagtgaaagtgcagggcgccaaattaaaacaacagaaatcttataattaaaattcctcaagcatacaagtatttcacaccattttaaagatacacttcttgttaatcccaccaaagtgtccgatttcaaaaaggctttacagtgaaagcaccacaaacgattatgttaggtcactgcaaaatcacagaaaaacacagccatttttccagccaaagacaggagtcacaaaaagcagaaatagagataaaattaatcactaacctttgatgatcttcatcagatgacactcataggacttcatgttacacaatacatatactgtatgttttgttcgataaagtttatatttatatccaaaaacctcagtttacattggcgccatggtcagaaatgcctccaaaatatccggagaaattgcagagagccacatcaaataacataaatactcatcatatactttgatgaaagatacatgttttacatagaattaaagatacacttgttttaATGCaagcgctgtgtcagatttcaaaaagctttacggcaaaagcacaatattcaataatctgagaacagcgttcagccacaaaaggaagccatacactTACCTGCCAAATTgtgcattataaatcttcacttacctttgctgatcttcgtcgaaATGctctcccaggactcccacttccacaagaaatgtttggtttgttcggtaatgtccatcatttatgtccaaatcgctatttttgttagcgtgtttggtaatcaaatccaaagtcaggaagtgcgttcactaaaagcagacaaaatgtcaaaaagttacataacagtcagtagaaacatgtcaaacgatgtattgaatcaatctttaggatgtttttaacataaatcttcaataaagttccaaccggagaattccattgtcttcagaagtgcgatggaacagagctccctctcatgtgaacgcgcatggtcagagcatggtcaggtcatggtagaccttactcattcccgtctccttcggccccacttcacagtagaagcatcagacacggttctacagactgttgacatctagtggaagtcgtaggaagtgcaaactgacccatatcccactgtgtgttcgataggcgatgagttgaaaattgaccaacctcagatttcccacttcctgtttggatttcttctcagatttttgcctgccatatgagttatgttatactcacagacatcattcaaacagttttagaaacttcagagtgttttctatccaatactaataataatatgcatatattaacaactgggactgaggagcaggcagtttactctggttacctctgggcacctttcatccaaactACTTAATActtcccctgcagccataagaagttaaactgaTTGTCATAGCAGTAGTATAAatatgcaggtagctaaagctaaccaactatgttcaatgttagctagctagctaacattaggctattacAAGCAATGCATATAGTTTTATGCttcgaataatattactacacagatcatacacgtaacgagCCCGCAAGCTATCGTTCACTAGCTGcgaacagtacgctttaacttgcaatgaataTTACTTTTTGACTAAATTAGAAACTTATAATatatgaaaatgtagctagactcttacccataTAAATGGATGAACGGTTTacggcagactggaaccatttaactctgtttgtagctacatcttgtttggccagtattgtgtcaagtcactccggttcacactgaccgtggcatgtgcagaaagtagcctATCACAACTCTTTCCAACTGATCTGTcgatagcgcctgctaaattcagggcatcaatgttgttgagaaaagtagccaaatgTTTGTAATTTTCGATGGCTAATGTTATACCTTTCAAAAAAGCCGTGTTTGAAAGGATAATCAACACATACTGAGTAGCTcgcgttatagacagaagcgagctacatggcagaccaatgcaaactcatctcccggcatgtccagcccatccattatctcaggcaatcatggctagcgggaaggttcctgactttttccgtggcttaaccaactaggctcataatgtaacaattttattcggatttacagatggaatacacctttgttattaaggcacatgaaagtttacattttccagaaggcatttctggcccaaataaatatttttaaatatgttcaaatgcctctcctctGAAGTAGTGACGTGTAGCTTCCTTAAAGGGTCACACATGTGTCTGAAAACCATATTTTTTTCATATGTGATTTTTTTCATGTGTTTCTTTTGTAAGGGTGTTGTTTATTTAAGCATAGGAACACTTGGCAGCTCATATGGAAACTCCAGCGACGGACAGAGAGCTTTATATGGCCAAGCTGCTTGACAAAGACCAGAGACCAGTCTGtctggggtctctctctctctctctctctctctttctctgtctctctctctctgtctctctctctctgtctctgtctctgtctctctctctctctctctctctctctctctctctctctctctctctctctctctctctctctctctctctctctctctctctctctctctctctctctctgtgtattgcaGATCTTAACTCGAACCAGTGTGCCTGGCGCCTACTATCATACTCCATTCAAAGGAACTTAAATTGTTTGtcatggcacacatacacaatccatgtctcaattgtctcaaggcttaaaatccctctttaacctgtttcctcaacatcatctaaactgattgaagtggatttatcaaGTGACATCCAATAAggcatcatagctttcacctggtcagtcaatgttgtggaaagagcaggtgttcttaaaaagctgtaatatgtaactttttggggcaACCCAATTAAATAGTTCTCATTAAAAGCAAGTCTATGAAGCGGTAGATATGTTCTTTGacctatttctatgcttcccgttctcaagttttgttttgttttactttcagttttgtacaccagctttaaacagctaaaatacaatatttttggctgtagaaaatatatttcacagctatttagatggtacaatgattctctacactgtaTTTGCTTGTTttttcacataaactgaaatttggCGCACTATtataattttagcaaccaggaaatggcggagcaatttctgcatacTGCATCTTTACTGTTTCGTACactaaatgtatttaaaataaggAAGAGAATGTATGTTTAGATCATGCTTATGAAGTATTATATAACATGTGCTACTACAGTGTCATAAACCAGATTAGACCAGATAAAACTCAGCAAAGGTTAATCCCATGCTGACATTTGTTAGGAATTGATAGCAGAGAACACAAGACCTCTAACTTTACCCAGAGCCATATGCTTCTGTCTGGGCTATATACTCCAAGGATATATCCTATCTAGCAACCAAGGTAATCTTTAAATCTCTGTTTGTTTATCTCATATTGATCCAAACATATTAGTCgtttgtccaaaatggcaccctatttcctataaagTGTACTACTtctgaacagagccctatgggccgtgaatagggtgcaatttcagAAGCaatctctgtctgtttatctcatATTGGTCCAATCATAccagtcctcctctctccatccttctctcttggCCCTCTactattttctatttttaccaatgacctgccactggcattaaacaaagcgtgtgtgtccatgtatgctgatgattcaaccctcTACacgtcagcaaccacagctagtgaaatcactgcaaccctAGAATGGGTAGCCTATAATAAACCGGTACTCTACATCTCTAAAACtgagagcattgtatttggtacaaatcattccctaagttctagacctcaccTGAATCTgctaatgaatggtgtggctgttgagcaagttgaggagactacatTCCTTGGTTGTACCTTATGGGTAGCCTATAAACTGTCATTGTCAAAATATATGGATTCAATgtttgtaaagatggggagaggtctgtccatgataagagattctctgcttttttgacaccacactcaacAAAGCAattcctgcaggctctagttttatcctatcttgattattgtcctgtCATATGACCAAGTGCTACAAATAACCTAGTTacgctgcagctggcccagaactgagtggcacgttttgctcttcattgtagtcagagggctaatatcaataatatgcattccacgctctcttggctaagagttgagtcTCTTGGCTaagcatcacttcttctttttataataaACATttgtgttggaaattccaaattgtttgcatagtcaacttacacacagcactgacacacacacttaccccaccagacatgccaccaggggtcttttcacagtccccaggtccagaactaattcaaggaaatgtacagtattatacagagccatgattgcaTGGAACTGTCATCCAtctcatatactgtatgtactgacatgtgtaaCTGATTGATGCAAACGCACAtgcacactacatgttaatgtttttaaatgtatgtacatttttaaagtattttgtctgtattGTATTTTCCATTATTAGTCGGACCCCaataagactagctgtcgccattggcgtcggctaatggggattgtaataaaataaaataaaatcctccAGAATCCTCATAAACATTTTGACAGGCGGTAAtgatatctcactctctctctaaactatttttctctgtctgtcactctgtccctgtctctttctctctccctctttccctctctctctcaaaacacATTTATGAGGAAGCCATTTATGCTAATTTAGTCATAAACTAGTTCAAAAACCAAGGGGGAAAAGTGAGAGGGAAATTGGctgttacctgtctgtctggctgttgaGATGAGCTGATTAGAAAAGTATGCAAATGGAAATTTCAGGTGATAATAAACTTTGCATCAGACAGCCATTTTTAATAATTGGAATCAGCCCTCATTTCTCAATCCTGCACCTGGAGCGAGTATGTCTCTTTTTTCtcctttttttttctccctcacGGCGCTGCGATGATGACGGCAGCCAGAACATTTTAATGAAAACCTGAAAAATGAGCGTTGgccaaagaaaaaaaaaattgctttcAACATTAATTTAATCTGGAGCCAAGGTTTCTACTTACGGATTGTGTTAAATCCTCTGTTTATAACTGGAGGCTGTTATGGGTATCGACAAGATGTCAATCAAATCCATTTGTTAGCACCAAACAGTAGTTGCAGTACTGCTGAGGTCATTCAGAAAAGGTTGCAAAGTTTTTTAAAACCTCCAAGCACAGTTGTGTACACAATGTTTTGCCTTTCCTTCCACACTAGTTCTCTCTGTCTTTGTAGTTACCAACTTTTTCAAGACCCTCAAGCTTAAAGTTGTATGTACAAGTCTCTCAAgtgttctttctctccctctcaggaTTCCAATCGACGTGGACCCTCTGACGGTCTTCGCCTCCTTGTCGCCAGAGGGTGTGTTGATCATCGAGGCACGGCAGAGCCCTCCCTACTACCTCTTCAGTAACGAAGGTCCtcagggagagatggaagaggcCAGCCAGAGCCAGGAGGCCACCATGGTCTAGGTTGAAGCCCAGGACCGAGCTCTCTCCCCTGGGGAGACACAGGCTCACCCGGGCCCCCCTCGGGACATAATAGAGCATCCAGCAGAGTAGAGAAAGGGCTAACACAGGTTCAAAGCCATCGAGACCTTCTGCGTTATGTTGTTGGAGTGGgttcgaaatggcaccctattcactattaaGTAGTGCACTGAATATGGTCCCAAAGAAGCATTTTCTTTTTGAGTGTTAAGTAATCACTCAATCACTCCcctaaaatatataataataacatGGTGTTTGTGTATCTCTTGGCAGCGAAGGCTACTTGGATCTGTCACAGATTTAATTAAAAGTCACAAACTAAATCAATCCTAATGTCTCACAGTAGAGTTGCTATATACAGTATGCATCCAGTCCCAGATGCAATACTGAACTGACTCCAGATCCTAAACTGAGCAGCCTAGAAGCAAGCTGGGGCCTATTCTGTCTGGATCATCCTGTGATGCCTTGGTTTTCTATCCGTATCCCATTTGTGATGAAAACGTCATTTGACAGGATGCTTCATATACACCATATTAtgttaaatgtgtatttgaaagaAGCACATTCAAATGGATAATCAAATAAAGTTATCCCATATGGCTTAATTTCTGAGTGGGAAGACTTAATGAAAGGGATATTCCCATCATTATAGTATGTAACCTACTGTACGTGTGTGTTGAAACTGTATTCTACCCtaatgtaggcctactgtctgtaaaTACATTGCACTTAACAGTACGTGCCAACCCATAGACACATCTATTTGAGTGCCATGATTACCCTACCTAGAGGTCTTACAAACAGATGTTCGTTGCATTTTTCTATTTGTACATGTAATGATGACGCTGTGTTCGTTCTTGGTGCAAAGGGAATGCATTTTTGCTAGacttctctactccctcccccctctccttcctctgccctccctcatctcctccatccctctctctccccctttccctcatgtctttgtgtttGTTTATGCAATAAAACCTCCCATCAATCCCAGTGTGTGTTCACATCTGTGTGTTTTGTTCTGTCTGCCATGTACAGTATGGGCCAGATTCCAAGATGTCTGCCCAACAGTGCCCAACAACAGTAATTGGGTAACAGCTTAGTGTAAGTGTGCATCTCAAATGGTACtctattcccttttatagtgcactacttatggtccatagggctctggtaaaaagtagtgcactttaaaggaagttgggtgccatttgggacgtagacaaAGGATTGATTGATACAGGGGAGGTCCTgtgtaaacacaaactcacttccttgacaacttccttcacaactgCATTACTTAACAGCTCTGCGCTGGTCCGCAAATCGCAAGAAGTATGACTGTCCTGACTTCTACAGAGGCCATATCACCGGaaatgctgcacggccaatgcagacATCGGATTGACCATGCAGTGACTTTAATGCTGCCCGGTTGTACAAACATAGGTTACTGTATGATAATATGTATCATGAAACATGTCTAAACCATGAAACGCCATGATAAAGAATCCATGTTCCTATGTACTCATGGTAGGTAAACAATTACTGTGTGGATGtgataatcaaccatctagaaaAGGTTAATTGGAGGTTAGCGTGTCAATATGATCACAAGGAATACCAAAGCATATGGAATATTgattgtaaatcgctctggaaaAGATTGTATGCTACATGACTTAAACATAATGTAAATGAATGTGACACTACAATTGGACATAGCTTTATCCTTTTTCTTTTGCCATTGGTTTATTGGAGCGCCAAACGTTGCATGGTTACAGTGTGAGTATGTATGTCAGGGTATATTTAGTTATGCAAGCTTTTGCTGCTGGCTGATGAtgaagtagcctggtcccagatctgtttgtgctgtcttgcaaaCTCCCTATGGTCATTGTCGGCagtgggcagaacaacagatctggaaccagtcTAGTCATGAGGAGGAAGACTGCAGAATGTAGATGCGATGGGAAGGATGATTTGATTCACAGGGAATTCCTGATGGGATGATGAAATGATGGCCATGGCTCTTTTTCTTTTTACTTGGTGTACTCCTGTTGCTCCATATCAGGGTGCTCTTGGGTTTCCAGCTCCTGGGAGTGGTGGGCCACCTCTGCTGGTGGACTCATGCCTGGCTCAGGACCCTCAGGCTGTGGGAGCTCTTCCGCCGTCTCCCCTGTGCCCTCCGGGTGCTGGAGCTCTCCGCCATGGTCATGGGCCTGGTCTGTGTATTCCCCCTGGTCAGATGTGACTGTGTCTGGGGTGTCTGGGCTGTCAGGAGTCTTGAGGTGCTCAAAGGGCTCTGTGGAAGTCGGAAGACCTTCCTCTTCACTAGCTTCATCATCTGCGGACCCAGAAGGATGTCTCGCCATCTCCCCAGCTGGCTCAGTAGGGGTCCTCTCATCTgcatctcctctcacctcctcatGCCTCTCGGGTCCTGCCGCGCCGCTGTCTGGTTGAGCCTCTGGGTGAGCCTCTTCTCCAGGGACTTCCCGTGCGAACTCATCCCTGCGCTCGAGTGCCTCTGTTGGGGGTAGTGTGCCAGGCTCTGTGGGGGTGAAGTCAGCAGCCGCCAGGGACACAGGAGCCACAGCAGGGGCAGATGGAGAAGGCTGGGGGTCCcgggtctctgtgtctgtgtctggctcGGTAGTCCTCTCTGGCTTGGcaccacccttctctccctcttctcttttgGCCTCTTTCTCCACCTAAATAGACATGTAGAAGTAAAGAACATAAAATAAACATACAGGTTATGATTAAGGGTCATGTGTCTATTTGTGTTCTAATGTATGTGACAGATAACAATAAAAAGGacatggacagacacagagatacagtTTTGTTATTACTCCAAACTATGATATACCTCCTATGCTTCCGACTTCCTATTCCGTACCGTACTTTATTTTAAGTGTCGAAGGCAAGGAATTGTCGAACACAGACAATGagtactatatacagttgaatttCATATTTCGCCTCTAGTTAGTTGTTCACCTGACCTGAATGGGAATGATGACGTCAGCAGGGATGGTGGGATCAGGAAGTGAAGCTTCCACAGACAGGATGCCATCACCAGACAGAGAGGAGCGGATGATCTTAGGATCAATACCTTTTGGGAGCCTGGGACAGTATCCAATCATGTTATCATACACATACAATGAATACAATATTAAAATACATAATATTTATAATTCATCATGTCTATAAGTACAGTACTCATAAGATTCATTTATAATGTCATAAACATTAGTATTGCTTTACTTTGGTGTAAACAGTAGTGTAACATTTGTATTCTAAAAATGATGTGTCTCTTCTTGCTACATTAAAATGTATAATACAAACTGGTGAAGCTTAAATACATTTCTCAAATTATGATTATCAATAAGCTTTCTTGTGGAAACTTACGTGTATCTCCTGGTAAAGCATCTAGCAATAAAGCCATGCTTGTCTGGTCTCTCCTCGTGTTTCCCTAAGGAagaaatataaattatattagCAATATGAATACCCACAGTGGATCTAGATATCAACactgaggatgtgtcccaaatgacactctgTTCCATttgtattgcactacttttgaccaaggcccattgggtagtgcactatatagggagtagggtgccattttggagaaATTGATTGCTGTATGCCACCATAGTCCTACTCTCTTAATTTCCCTGAGCTGTTGTGTTCCACTAACTCACTCAAACTCTATCCTGTGGGCATCATGTCTAAACACCAGACTGTTTATGGTTTGATTGTATAGAGGGAAGCTTCTCCATACATCTTTACAACACTGAAGCAAATCAGTCTCAGGACACAATATTGTTGTATAACATAACAGCAGCGTTCTGTTCAACACAGCAGCCCTTTACTTTATAATATACTTTATCTGTGCTATAAAATAAGCATATAATGTCAGTTTCATTACACTGTATGCATCTATTCTATAACAAAAGAGTAGCATTTCAGTATACATTTCAATAGCTTCACTACAGGTGTAGGCCTACCTTCGATTTCCAGGAAGCCTTCCCGGGTCCTGAGAGTGATCTCTACAGGGGAGAAGTGACTGACGTCCAGGGTGATCCTCCACTTGTACCCCTCCTCCCGGACCTCTGACAGCCCTTGCAACCCTGCAGACTCTGCCCTGCTCAGCCTGGGGCCTGGCTGGTGCATGGAGGAGGCCGGGACCAGGAAGGAGGGCaccaagagggggagagagggcatGTACCCAGGCCAGGAGCTGGCGGCCAGGCGTCTATGGATGTTATCTATCCAGCTAAATTCACGGAGGTCTCCGGCCTCTAGGGACGGTGGCAGGCCAAAGTCCTGGTTGGGGAGGAGGCAACTGGGGCTCGGGGACTGCCACCAGCTCCGGAGGGCAGACCAGAATAAGTCCCGGGAGTAGTCGGGGCGTGATGGTGCCGATGGGGCCGCTGTGTACGCTTTGGTCTGCTCGGTCATGATTCAGAAAAATATTAGAGGAGCAAATAAGAAATGCAGAAGTCGTCTTTAATGAGGAAGAGTCGCAGGGGGATTAATTCTTATAacaaaggagaggaggggttTCAGAAGAGAAGGAGCACTGTGCAGTGAAGACCGAGAAGTCTCCAGGGTTCTTTATATACCCTCACTGTCTGTTTTAGCACTTATTAAGCACTAATGGTTATCCTATGAGAGGGGAATGTGAGGGTGAGGTGATGGGTGCGCCT is drawn from Salvelinus fontinalis isolate EN_2023a chromosome 4, ASM2944872v1, whole genome shotgun sequence and contains these coding sequences:
- the LOC129853898 gene encoding heat shock protein 67B1-like gives rise to the protein MTEQTKAYTAAPSAPSRPDYSRDLFWSALRSWWQSPSPSCLLPNQDFGLPPSLEAGDLREFSWIDNIHRRLAASSWPGYMPSLPLLVPSFLVPASSMHQPGPRLSRAESAGLQGLSEVREEGYKWRITLDVSHFSPVEITLRTREGFLEIEGKHEERPDKHGFIARCFTRRYTLPKGIDPKIIRSSLSGDGILSVEASLPDPTIPADVIIPIQVEKEAKREEGEKGGAKPERTTEPDTDTETRDPQPSPSAPAVAPVSLAAADFTPTEPGTLPPTEALERRDEFAREVPGEEAHPEAQPDSGAAGPERHEEVRGDADERTPTEPAGEMARHPSGSADDEASEEEGLPTSTEPFEHLKTPDSPDTPDTVTSDQGEYTDQAHDHGGELQHPEGTGETAEELPQPEGPEPGMSPPAEVAHHSQELETQEHPDMEQQEYTK